Within the Luteimonas sp. JM171 genome, the region GAACAGTGCGCTGGGCAACGGGAATATTGCTGGTGTTGCAGCTTGTCGTTCCGGTCTGGGTGGCACCCGCCTTGCTCCAGGCCAGGTTGCCGGCCCCATCGTAGGCCATGATCGTCGCCCCGGTTTCCGGTTCCACGCTCTTGCACAGCTGCTGATGGGCATCGTAGACGTAGCGGCGGGTCAGCGAGACGCTGCCGCTGCTGTTCCGTCGGGTCAGGGCAGTCGGCTTGCCGAAGGCATCACGTGCGATATCCGTGAACACCCCTGCCGGATGGGCAATGGTGACCGGGTAATCGGTTGTCGGCTCGTCCCAGGCCAGGTAGCCGGTGGTGGTCTGGTGGCCCTTGGGGCTGGTTACCCGGGTCTGGAAGCCAGACAGGTACTGCGAGAGCGTCACCAGCACGCCCAGTTCGCTGTCCTGCCCCACCGAGATCGGCCGGCCCAGGGCGTCGTAGTCGGTCCAGGTTCCTGTGGCCGGCGTGCCGCTGCTGCTCGGGTAGGACGCGAAGATAACCCGGCCCGCGTGGTCGAAGGCCTGCTTTGTGAAGCGCTGTGTGGCACTGGCGTTTGCGGTGTCGTACTCGCGAACCAGTACCGGGCGCCAAAGTGCATCCAGGTAGGTCACCTTGCGACCGTTGCCGGTGGCCACGGTGTGCTGCCAGTGTCCGGCCGGGATGCCGTAGGCACTGCTGCCAGCCTTCGTAAGGGTGAAGGTGGTCGCGTTCCAGGCCACGCTGTCACCGGTCGGATAGCTGGTCTGGCTCAAACGCCCCATCGGGTCGTACTGGTAGTTGTGCTGGAAACCGTTCTCGTCGGTGACGCGGGTGATCCAGCCGGAATCGTTGACGACCGCTGATTGGGTGGCACCCGAGGGTGCCTCCGGCGTGGCCGGATACTTGATCGTCTGCGGGATGCCGCGCTTCCAGCTCGACAACGTGGTGAGGTTGTTATTGCCGTCCTTGACCGAGGCCACGGTGCCATTGCTGTTGTACGCCAGGGTCTGCACCGTCCTGCCGAACTGCTTGAACACCGTAGGCAGTGCACTGGCGTTATAGCTGGTCTCTGATGCGATGGTGCCGTTGACCGTGAGTCTGGATTGCTGGCCAAGCACCCAGCTGGACAGGTTGTCGTGATAGGCGGTGACTTCGGTCCTGCTCGGACTTCCGGGCAGCGTGCTTGACTTGGCAACGCTCAAAGGCCGGGCAAACACGTCAAAGGTGTTGCCTTGCCAGGAGAATTCTGTGCCCTGCTGCACAATCGTGCGCTGGCGCAGCGGCCGGATGTGCGTTCGCGAGCTGTCATTTCCGCCATACAGCGAGCCATAGCGATCCGGAAATGGCTGCGCTGCTGCCTCAGCTGCAGTCATATACACATGCGATTCGTCACGCAGCACCTGTCCACCTGACGACCTGATCTGGCGCCCCAACAGCTTGCCCTCGTTCAAGCCGAAGACGATCCCATAGCTTTCACGCAGCTCGGTGCCGTCCGGCTGGGTCACAACGGTCGTACGCGTCTGGGGGCAGGAGCCGCAGGGCGGAGCCGTACCGTTCCAGAGCGGAATATTTCCCGTGCTACCGGCATAGCTCCAGGTCATCGGTGACGGGATAGCCGGACCGCTGATGACCTTGGAGACCAGGCTGTACTTGTCGAAATAATTGGGCGTGGCGAGGGTGTAGATGTAGGGAGACGTTGGATCCCACGGATTGGATTCCCTGACACACTGGTTGAGCGGCACACCGCTTCGCCCGTGACGCTGATGTTTGAACAGGAAGCTGCCACTCGCTCCCGCTGGATGGGTGATGGTGACGGTGAAATCCGCCTCGACCAAAGGTGCCCGCACAGCACAGGAAGGGCCCGGAGACTCGCCCCAGATAGGGTAGGCCAAGGTCATATCGTCGCTGTAGCTGAAGCTCCACTGCCTGCTATCCGGCTGGGTGACCTGCGACAGCTGACCGTTCTGGTACCCGTAGGTCCACTGCCGCCCGTGGGCGGTCGCCGTTGCCAGCCGACCGCTGGAATAGGTCAGGTCGATCTGCCGTCCGTCGTTGGCCTGGATCCGGGTGGGGTGACCCTTGTCGTTATAGGTGTACTTGACCCAGTTGCCGAACCGGTCCTCGACCCGGCTCGCCAGCAGGAAAACCTGTTGCCGGGGGCGTCCGGTACCGATTTCCGGATGGTCCGACCCCATCATCCCGCCGGACCGGATTGTTCCTACGTCGAACCGGTAGGTGACTCCCTGCGCCGTCGTCATCAGGAAACCCTCACCCGGGTAGCCGTACGCCATCGGGACGCAGCTGAAGGTATCGAACTCCCGGGTGGTCCAGAGCCGGGTGGCGCCATCCGACGGGCGGTGGGACGCATCGGGATGCCCCATGAGGTCACGGCCACCGGCCCCCGGAATCACGACCGAGTAGCCTGACCAGATATCCTCGATCCGGTGCGGCGGATTTGTGTGGGGGTAGAAGTTGGTTGAACAGCGCGGCGTAGCCCCGGCTGCGGTGGAATTCCAGCCGTAGGCGGAATCGAACGTGCCGGTGATGTACGGCACCCCGATTTCCCAGTTGCCTACGCCTCCGAACAGTTCCGGCCTGGCATTGAGCAGTTGGGGCAGCGGACGCACGTCGAGCTTGCGCCGCAGCTCTACCGGAAGCGCCGAATTTCCCGGCAGGCTGATATCAACATGCTCAAAGGAAGCTGACCGGTCATACAGATTGACCTGCTCACCGAACACGTCAGAGGTGAGCGGGGCAACCTGCTCCGCTGCGCGCAGCCGCTTGTCGTACTCCTGATAGGGCTGCATGAGATCCTGGGCGCCAGCAGTTCCAGCAGCCCACAGAATGGCAAGCCCAAACCCCCACGACCGCAGACGGCCGAATCGATCGAACATCCATTTCCCCCTAGTCTTCCCCTAAGTCGCTCCCCAGCGACGCAGTGCAATGTACTTGGAACGAAATCTGCTGCCAAGACGGCGGTCACAGATTGCTCATGTAGAGCAATTACAAGCCGGTCAGACTTCGCATGATGGACCCATGCCGCCGGCGGCTACCACGACATATGGCTGCTGGACGCACTCAGCGAACTACACGAAAGCTCTCGCCGGCTTTAACCACCCGACGCTTCCCGCCGGGCGGGAACTTGGTATCAAGTGATTCTGGGAATTAATTAGCCTCGACGAAGCTTCCTGATCGCCACGCCTACCTCTAAGGATCATCTGAATAACGCGCCCTGAGGCTGGTTTTGCTGGGTGAGTTCAACTCTCGATCGCAACACCCGAGGTTGTGAAGAGGCCCAGGCGACCTGACCTGAGCAGCTTCACGACCAAGTGGAGTTGCCCATGGCCGTCGGCCGCCTGGACCAGCACGAACGATATCGCATCCACAGCCTGCATGAAGCCGGCTATAGCCTTCGGGAGATGGCCATCGCACTGGACCGTTCTCCCAGCACCCTCAGCCGCGAACTGCGGCGCAATGCGGTCGGCGGGCGTTACGAGCCGTGCCGGGCGCAACGGCTCAGCGAGCGCCGCCGCTCACAGGCCAGCCGCCGGCCACGGATAGCCCCGGAGACGATCGAACGCATCGAGGCCCACCTGCGGCAGGACTGGAGCCCGGAACAGATCGCCGGCACAACCGGCCTGGCCAGCCACGAGTGGATCTACCAACACGTCTACGCCGACCAGCGACGGGGGGGGGGCACCTTGTTCGGCAGCCTGCGTCGCCGGCGCCGGCAGCGCCGCAGACGGGGTCTGCGCGACGGGCGGGGGCAACTGCGACACCGGCGCAGCTGGCGCGACCGGCCTGCGGTCGTGGAGACGCGCTCGCGTCTGGGCGACTGAGAGATCGACACGATGCACGCCTCACGCGGCAAAGCGGTGGTAGTGACGATGACCGAGCGTCGGTCCGGATTACACCTGCTGGCGTGCTCGGCCGATCGCACCGCGGACAATGTCATGCGGGCCATCGTCAAGCGCCTCGGGCGCCTGCGGCATGCCGTCCACACTCTCACAGCCGACAACGGCAAGGAGTTTGCCGAACACCAGCTGCTGGGCGCCGCGCTCCGGGCCGATGTCTACTTTGCCGACCCGTACTCGGCCTGGCAGCGTGGCAGCAACGAGAACGCCAATGGCCTGACCCGCCAGTACCTGCCACGCCGCCTGGATTTCGCTACGATCACCGACGAGCAGCTACGCCACGTGGAGCACCGACTCAACACGCGACCGCGCAAGCGGCTCAGATTCAAAACGCCCCTCGACGTCTTCGCCGAGGAATTCAACAACTGTGTTGCGAATCAGAGTTGAATTCGCCCTGCCATTCGAGCACTGACCTTGCTTCAGATGGCGAGTTTCATCGATTTAAAGCCGGATTTTGGCCGTTTTCGGCCTGTTTTGATGGGTTTGCCCGCCATCCAGGCGCACCTATCCTGCAGCAGGCAACAACTGCCGTCGAACCATCCACAGGTTCGACAGCGCGAACAGTGTCAGCACCTGCGCGGTGTTCTTTGCCAAGCCGCGGTAACGCACCTTGGCGTAGCCGAACTGGCGCTTCACCACCCGGAACGGGTGTTCCACCTTGGCGCGCACGCTGGCTTTGTAGTGCTCCCAACGCTCGGCGTACCTGCGCTCGCGCTTGTTCTTCATCGCCCGAAGCTTCGACGGCTTCTCCGCGATCAGGAAGCCAACGGCAACGTGCTGAAGCTCTTCCCGTTTGTCGGCACCGGTATAGCCGCTGTCTCCGTAGATCGTGTCTTCCTTGCCATGCAGCAGCTTGTGTACCTGGGTCACGTCGGCCACGTTCGCCGCCGTGCATTCCACGTGGTGCACCAGCCCCGATTCGTCATCCACGCCAATGTGTGCCTTCATCCCGAAGTGCCACTGATTGCCCTTCTTCGTCTGGTGCATCTCCGGATCGCGCTGG harbors:
- a CDS encoding IS5 family transposase; amino-acid sequence: MQLTFGDAEAMGKRKRTRKEIFLAEMDKVVPWAKLLALISPHYPKMGRPGRQPYPLATMLRIHFLQQWYALSDPAMEEALYDTAVMRRFARLSGLDTIPDETTILNFRRLLETHDLAPKILERVNAHLARKGHSLKAGTIVDATIIAAPSSTKNKDGQRDPEMHQTKKGNQWHFGMKAHIGVDDESGLVHHVECTAANVADVTQVHKLLHGKEDTIYGDSGYTGADKREELQHVAVGFLIAEKPSKLRAMKNKRERRYAERWEHYKASVRAKVEHPFRVVKRQFGYAKVRYRGLAKNTAQVLTLFALSNLWMVRRQLLPAAG